The following coding sequences are from one Lysinibacillus sp. FSL W8-0992 window:
- the mreD gene encoding rod shape-determining protein MreD yields the protein MVRFLIPSVAVLLFLLEPEFAMLSPIEVGGHIYYLVPRFLILYLIFISIYYSRQRAVMYGLFFGVLYDVFYIDIIGLYSVLYPLICFLAGSIVKIIHQHLVVTTTISVVLVAILEFVLYQFFYLIAFTTIPLTDFLQSRLLPTIIANTLFLMILGWAFKYLINARVLQRAREVS from the coding sequence ATGGTTCGATTTCTTATTCCCTCTGTTGCAGTATTGCTATTTTTACTAGAACCAGAGTTTGCTATGCTCTCACCGATTGAAGTGGGAGGGCATATCTATTATCTAGTACCTCGATTTTTAATTTTATACTTAATATTTATATCCATCTATTACAGCCGTCAACGAGCGGTAATGTATGGACTTTTTTTTGGTGTCTTGTATGATGTGTTTTACATTGATATTATTGGATTATATTCGGTACTATATCCGCTTATTTGTTTTTTAGCAGGGTCTATCGTGAAAATAATTCATCAGCACTTAGTTGTGACAACGACTATTTCAGTTGTTTTAGTAGCAATTTTAGAATTCGTACTTTATCAATTCTTCTACCTAATCGCTTTTACAACGATACCGTTAACGGATTTCTTACAATCACGACTACTACCAACAATCATTGCTAATACGTTATTTTTAATGATTCTTGGTTGGGCCTTCAAGTATCTAATTAATGCGCGTGTCTTACAGAGAGCACGTGAAGTTTCTTAA
- the minC gene encoding septum site-determining protein MinC, which produces MKKQLVNMKGTKDGFVLRLDDQCSYADLVDELKRKVSEGGIDGKVDVQLHLGYRYCSDEQVKELVKIVQESEQLIVAKVQSDVLTVHESNQKMIESQQDTYVGVVRSGQILRATGDIVIVGNVNPNGRVEAGGNVYVLGRLKGIVHAGVHGNKEAIIAASRLEATHIMIADQVEAMSDEHVKAINQADMACAFIGYDGRIAYDQIHALKNIRPLLNVSKGGS; this is translated from the coding sequence ATGAAAAAACAATTAGTTAATATGAAGGGAACAAAGGATGGTTTTGTTCTTCGTTTAGACGATCAATGTTCGTATGCCGATTTAGTAGATGAGCTAAAACGAAAAGTTTCAGAAGGCGGTATCGATGGTAAAGTAGATGTACAATTACATTTAGGCTATCGATACTGTTCAGATGAACAAGTAAAAGAGCTAGTAAAAATTGTTCAAGAATCAGAACAGTTAATTGTAGCAAAGGTGCAAAGTGATGTACTGACTGTCCATGAAAGCAACCAGAAAATGATAGAAAGCCAACAAGATACATATGTAGGAGTGGTCAGATCGGGACAAATTCTACGTGCCACTGGGGATATAGTAATTGTGGGGAATGTGAATCCGAATGGACGTGTAGAAGCTGGTGGTAATGTTTACGTCCTTGGCAGACTAAAGGGAATTGTACATGCAGGTGTACATGGAAATAAGGAAGCAATTATTGCTGCCTCTCGTTTAGAAGCCACACATATTATGATTGCTGATCAGGTTGAGGCAATGTCAGATGAACATGTAAAAGCTATCAATCAAGCAGACATGGCTTGTGCATTTATTGGCTATGATGGGCGTATTGCGTACGATCAAATTCATGCGTTAAAAAATATTCGACCATTATTGAATGTGTCTAAGGGAGGAAGCTAG
- the minD gene encoding septum site-determining protein MinD yields the protein MGEAIVITSGKGGVGKTTTTANLGTALALQGKKVCLVDTDIGLRNLDVILGLENRIIYDLVDVVEGRCKIHQALIKDKRVDDKLFLLPAAQTTDKNAVTPEQMESLVEELKRDYDYVLIDCPAGIEQGYRNAVAGADHAIVVTTPEISAVRDADRIIGLLEQEEITAPKLIINRIRQHMMKNGDTLDVNEITTHLSIDLLGIIVDSEGVISSSNKGEPVVMDPTNKASLGYRNIARRILGESVPLMAIEDEHRGMFSKLKALFSR from the coding sequence GTGGGAGAAGCGATCGTCATAACTTCAGGTAAGGGCGGTGTCGGTAAAACGACAACAACGGCTAACCTCGGGACTGCATTGGCTCTACAAGGGAAAAAAGTATGTTTAGTAGATACAGATATTGGCTTGAGAAATTTAGATGTCATTCTAGGTCTCGAAAACCGTATTATTTATGATTTAGTTGATGTTGTTGAAGGACGATGCAAGATCCATCAAGCATTAATTAAAGATAAACGTGTAGATGATAAACTATTTTTATTACCTGCTGCTCAAACGACAGATAAAAATGCTGTCACACCTGAGCAAATGGAGAGCTTAGTAGAGGAATTAAAGAGAGACTATGATTATGTTTTAATTGATTGTCCCGCTGGCATTGAGCAAGGCTATCGCAATGCAGTGGCAGGTGCAGACCATGCAATCGTTGTAACGACACCAGAAATTTCAGCTGTACGGGATGCAGATCGAATTATTGGACTGCTTGAACAAGAAGAAATAACTGCTCCTAAACTAATTATTAATCGTATTCGTCAGCATATGATGAAAAACGGCGATACACTGGATGTCAATGAAATTACAACACATTTGTCAATTGATCTATTAGGCATTATTGTCGATAGTGAAGGTGTTATCTCATCATCAAATAAAGGTGAGCCGGTCGTTATGGATCCGACTAATAAAGCATCTTTAGGTTACCGTAATATTGCCCGACGCATATTAGGTGAATCTGTGCCCTTGATGGCCATTGAGGACGAGCACCGAGGAATGTTCTCAAAACTTAAAGCATTGTTTTCAAGATAA
- a CDS encoding M23 family metallopeptidase, translating into MFKKWKWIVMILLVAAIMLVIRLEDQGVMETPVRKLVTTSADLTYLSELGKSLLKKEEETIMVSSDVGQTELLTFTNAQVFKEGFLLQYDVGLPVYAGQSGLVVFTGHTKYTGKTMTVSYEDGTTVSYGMLDSLAQLPYTTIQANDLIGMKQTGQLYISIEKDKTHFDLEQIVQWLETTENDES; encoded by the coding sequence TTGTTTAAAAAATGGAAATGGATTGTCATGATATTACTTGTGGCTGCAATTATGCTTGTTATTCGATTAGAAGATCAAGGCGTAATGGAAACTCCTGTGCGAAAGCTTGTAACGACATCAGCAGATTTAACATACTTAAGTGAGCTCGGAAAAAGTCTGCTAAAAAAAGAGGAAGAAACGATAATGGTTTCAAGTGATGTAGGGCAAACTGAACTATTAACGTTCACGAATGCGCAAGTTTTTAAAGAAGGGTTTTTATTACAATATGATGTGGGTCTTCCAGTATACGCAGGGCAAAGTGGGCTCGTTGTTTTTACAGGCCATACAAAATATACCGGTAAAACGATGACAGTTAGCTATGAAGATGGCACAACGGTCTCCTATGGGATGCTCGATAGTTTAGCGCAGTTACCATACACGACTATACAGGCCAATGACTTAATCGGTATGAAGCAGACTGGACAACTCTATATTTCGATTGAGAAAGACAAAACTCATTTTGATTTAGAACAAATTGTCCAGTGGCTTGAAACAACGGAGAACGATGAAAGTTAA
- a CDS encoding stage IV sporulation protein FB yields MKVKLHLLCIPLILLMIFSGQIAYYAIILTSLLWHEAGHILAAVLCGVKIKSCVIAPYGGEIEFENPAAVQASSLLWIALGGPIATILGIGLAFFMPDLIAIRLVNVQLVLLVINLIPIIPLDGGRILLACLFLFYPSVRVFEYYYSLSLIFATILFIVTLVNLPQSIFLTVLCLFIWLQVLKEWNYRKYRLAFEKYVMNRLT; encoded by the coding sequence ATGAAAGTTAAATTGCATTTATTATGTATCCCTCTGATTCTGTTAATGATTTTCAGTGGCCAGATTGCTTATTATGCAATTATTTTGACTTCGTTGCTATGGCATGAAGCTGGTCATATATTGGCCGCGGTGCTTTGTGGCGTGAAAATAAAATCATGTGTTATTGCACCATATGGAGGGGAAATTGAATTTGAAAATCCAGCAGCTGTGCAGGCATCTTCACTACTTTGGATTGCACTAGGAGGTCCAATCGCCACTATACTGGGGATTGGTCTTGCTTTTTTCATGCCGGATTTAATTGCAATTCGACTAGTCAATGTGCAGCTAGTGTTACTAGTAATTAACCTAATCCCAATTATTCCACTGGACGGTGGAAGGATACTCTTAGCATGTTTATTTTTATTTTATCCAAGTGTGCGAGTATTTGAATATTATTATTCGCTCTCACTAATTTTTGCCACTATCCTATTCATTGTAACCTTAGTGAATTTGCCACAATCCATTTTTTTGACTGTCCTTTGCCTATTTATATGGTTGCAAGTACTAAAAGAATGGAATTATCGAAAGTATCGTTTAGCTTTTGAGAAATATGTAATGAACAGGTTGACTTGA
- the rplU gene encoding 50S ribosomal protein L21 — protein sequence MYAIIETGGKQIKVEAGQEIYVEKLGVEADEVVTFDKVLFVGGENVKVGAPFVEGATVTAKAVKEGRQKKIVVFKLKAKKNYRRKQGHRQPYTKLVVESINA from the coding sequence ATGTACGCAATTATTGAAACTGGTGGTAAACAAATCAAAGTAGAAGCTGGTCAAGAAATCTATGTTGAGAAATTAGGCGTAGAAGCTGACGAGGTTGTAACTTTCGATAAAGTTCTATTCGTAGGTGGCGAAAACGTAAAAGTTGGAGCTCCATTCGTAGAAGGCGCTACAGTAACAGCTAAAGCTGTTAAAGAAGGCCGTCAAAAGAAAATCGTTGTTTTCAAATTGAAAGCTAAAAAGAACTACCGTCGTAAACAAGGTCACCGTCAACCTTATACAAAATTAGTTGTTGAATCAATCAATGCTTAA
- a CDS encoding ribosomal-processing cysteine protease Prp: protein MIKVTIHHDENRHVSAFEFSGHAEYDESGKDLVCAGASTIAIGTVNAIYALLQLQPEVEQAAEGGGFLKVSLPTDLEPEIDTKLQLIVQVMTAQVYSMVQNYGQYIQINYNQVGGGTE, encoded by the coding sequence TTGATAAAAGTTACGATACATCATGATGAAAACAGACATGTGTCTGCATTTGAATTTTCAGGACATGCTGAGTACGACGAATCTGGTAAAGATTTAGTATGTGCAGGCGCATCTACCATTGCCATTGGTACGGTGAATGCGATTTATGCATTACTACAATTACAACCAGAAGTTGAACAAGCGGCTGAAGGTGGAGGCTTTCTTAAGGTATCCTTACCAACAGATTTAGAACCTGAAATTGATACAAAACTACAATTAATTGTCCAAGTAATGACTGCTCAAGTGTATTCTATGGTGCAAAATTACGGACAATATATCCAAATCAACTACAACCAAGTAGGAGGTGGAACAGAATGA
- the rpmA gene encoding 50S ribosomal protein L27: MKLLLALDLQLFASKKGVGSTKNGRDSESKRLGAKRADGQFVTGGSILYRQRGTKIYPGTNVGRGGDDTLFAKVDGVVKFERLGRDRKQVSVYPATQEA, translated from the coding sequence ATGAAATTGTTATTAGCATTAGACCTTCAACTTTTCGCATCGAAAAAAGGGGTAGGTTCTACAAAAAACGGACGTGACTCTGAGTCTAAACGTCTTGGCGCTAAACGTGCTGATGGCCAATTTGTAACTGGTGGTTCTATTCTTTACCGTCAACGCGGTACAAAAATTTACCCAGGTACAAACGTAGGTCGTGGTGGTGATGATACGCTATTTGCTAAAGTTGATGGCGTTGTTAAATTCGAACGCTTAGGTCGCGATCGCAAACAAGTATCTGTATACCCAGCTACACAAGAAGCTTAA
- a CDS encoding Spo0B domain-containing protein has protein sequence MNNQSLTISEVLRFANHDYVNQLQLIRMNLDLGRIDESKELIQHYSEQLRVLSIMSRLQLPQTMEWLQTAGWRYPSLPLELNGEIKKPVTNNIDKDVVEYLNKTVMHVYDTLDPFTEQSLTLDVRVDDHTFVLAFTLNGLWSADAFTERGLKQFDIQTIVQTNTCWQYVLSANRE, from the coding sequence ATGAACAATCAATCACTAACCATTAGTGAGGTATTACGTTTTGCAAATCATGATTATGTGAATCAACTTCAACTTATTCGCATGAATTTAGATTTAGGTAGAATTGATGAATCAAAAGAACTTATTCAACATTATTCGGAACAGCTACGAGTATTGTCTATCATGAGTCGTCTACAATTACCACAAACAATGGAGTGGCTACAAACAGCAGGATGGCGCTATCCATCTTTACCGCTGGAGCTTAATGGTGAGATCAAAAAACCAGTCACTAATAATATTGACAAGGATGTTGTAGAGTATTTAAACAAAACAGTTATGCATGTTTATGATACATTAGATCCATTTACGGAGCAGAGCTTAACGCTTGATGTACGTGTTGACGATCATACATTTGTTTTGGCGTTTACGCTAAATGGACTGTGGAGTGCAGACGCATTCACCGAAAGAGGTTTGAAACAATTCGACATTCAAACAATTGTGCAGACAAATACGTGCTGGCAATATGTGTTGAGTGCAAATAGGGAGTGA
- the obgE gene encoding GTPase ObgE, with amino-acid sequence MFVDHVKIYVKGGDGGDGMVAFRREKYVPNGGPAGGDGGHGGNVVFEVEEGLRTLMDFRYKRHFKADRGEHGMSKGMHGKRAEDLIVKVPPGTVVMNEETGEVIADLVEHGQQAIIAKSGRGGRGNSRFATPANPAPELSEKGEPGQELNVILELKVLADVGLVGFPSVGKSTLLSVVSAAKPKIGAYHFTTIVPNLGMIETDDHRSFAMADLPGLIEGAHEGVGLGHQFLRHIERTRVIVHVIDMSGMEGRDPYEDYLTINEELKQYNLRLTERPQIIVANKMDMPEAEENLVEFRKKVGEDVQIFPISAVSRQGLKELLFAIADLLEVTPEFPLFEDVEEQSDATVMYKHQSQGDDFEITRDDDGTFIISGYSIERLFKMTDFSREDGIRRFARQLRGMGVDEALRERGAQNGDTVRLQEFEFEFID; translated from the coding sequence ATGTTTGTCGATCACGTAAAGATATATGTAAAAGGTGGCGATGGCGGCGATGGAATGGTAGCATTTCGCCGTGAAAAATATGTACCAAATGGTGGTCCAGCTGGTGGAGATGGCGGTCACGGAGGTAACGTTGTCTTTGAAGTAGAAGAAGGCTTACGTACGTTAATGGATTTCCGTTATAAACGACACTTTAAAGCAGATCGTGGTGAACACGGGATGAGTAAAGGGATGCACGGAAAACGCGCTGAAGATTTAATTGTCAAAGTGCCACCAGGTACAGTTGTGATGAATGAGGAAACAGGAGAAGTCATCGCAGATTTAGTTGAGCATGGTCAACAAGCGATTATCGCTAAATCAGGTCGAGGTGGACGTGGGAATTCCCGCTTTGCAACCCCGGCTAATCCTGCGCCTGAGCTTTCTGAAAAAGGCGAGCCAGGACAAGAATTAAATGTTATATTAGAGTTAAAAGTATTAGCAGATGTTGGTTTAGTTGGTTTCCCAAGTGTAGGAAAATCAACACTATTATCTGTTGTTTCTGCAGCAAAACCAAAGATTGGCGCTTATCATTTTACGACAATCGTGCCGAATTTAGGAATGATTGAAACAGATGATCACCGAAGCTTTGCAATGGCAGATTTACCTGGGCTAATTGAAGGTGCACATGAAGGCGTAGGGTTAGGACATCAATTTTTACGTCATATCGAACGTACACGTGTAATTGTGCATGTTATCGATATGTCAGGAATGGAAGGCCGTGACCCGTACGAAGACTATTTAACAATTAACGAGGAGTTAAAGCAATATAATCTGCGTTTAACAGAGCGTCCTCAAATTATTGTAGCAAATAAAATGGATATGCCAGAAGCAGAAGAAAACTTAGTGGAATTCCGCAAAAAGGTAGGCGAAGATGTACAAATCTTCCCAATCTCAGCAGTTTCACGACAAGGCTTAAAAGAATTATTATTTGCTATAGCAGATTTACTTGAAGTAACGCCTGAGTTCCCTCTATTTGAAGATGTAGAGGAGCAATCAGACGCAACGGTGATGTACAAGCATCAATCACAAGGTGATGATTTCGAGATTACACGTGATGATGACGGTACATTTATCATTAGTGGCTACTCGATTGAACGTCTATTTAAAATGACAGACTTTAGTCGTGAAGATGGTATTCGCCGTTTCGCACGCCAATTGCGCGGTATGGGCGTGGACGAGGCATTGCGTGAGCGTGGTGCTCAAAATGGTGATACAGTTCGTCTGCAAGAGTTTGAGTTCGAATTTATAGATTAA
- a CDS encoding ACT domain-containing protein has product MKNVANQRYYLVREDVLTDAMQKTLEAKQLLSSGSVSSIWDAVKQVDLSRSAFYKYRDAVFPFHSIVQERILTVFLQLQDRKGTLAKLLETVTNSHCNVLTIHQTIPIQGRANVTLSLDVTSMTSELDDLIQQLKRLDFVESAEVISSGAL; this is encoded by the coding sequence ATGAAGAATGTTGCGAATCAGCGATATTATTTAGTTCGTGAAGATGTATTGACGGATGCTATGCAAAAAACATTGGAGGCGAAGCAATTACTTTCAAGTGGTTCAGTATCCTCCATCTGGGATGCGGTAAAGCAAGTGGATTTATCGCGCAGTGCGTTTTACAAATATCGTGATGCTGTATTTCCTTTTCACTCTATTGTACAGGAGCGCATTTTAACTGTCTTTTTACAGCTTCAAGATCGAAAAGGAACGTTGGCTAAGTTATTAGAAACTGTGACAAATTCACATTGTAATGTACTAACAATCCATCAAACTATACCAATTCAAGGACGTGCTAATGTGACATTGTCATTAGATGTGACGAGTATGACTTCTGAACTTGATGATTTAATCCAGCAGCTAAAACGATTAGATTTTGTTGAATCTGCTGAGGTAATTAGTTCTGGTGCATTGTAA
- the pheA gene encoding prephenate dehydratase — MTERQWEKRIAYLGPEASFTYLATKSIFPTDSLVPCTTIPECIEAVAEGKVDLAVVPLENALEGSVPLTLDYLFHEATLYVTGELQLKIQQHLMVNKAQKDNWESIKGVYSHPHALAQCHKYLFYRFSDVPLHQTTSTAAAAKFVSENPDECIAAVGNAAAAAKYGLEIVQDNIHDFHFNHTRFFVLSKQNKRLPQELSEGQAKTTFMITLPTDRSGALHQVLSVFAWRQLNLSKIESRPLKTGLGDYFFMIDVLADEKQPMMRGAMEELAALGCKVKSLGTYFTYLTSDED; from the coding sequence ATGACAGAGCGACAGTGGGAGAAACGAATTGCATATTTAGGACCGGAAGCATCATTTACATATTTAGCAACAAAATCTATCTTCCCAACTGATAGCCTTGTACCATGTACAACGATACCTGAATGCATTGAGGCAGTAGCAGAGGGCAAGGTTGATTTAGCGGTTGTACCATTAGAAAATGCATTAGAGGGCTCAGTACCATTGACGCTCGATTATTTATTCCATGAGGCAACGCTTTATGTGACAGGTGAGCTACAATTAAAAATTCAACAACATTTAATGGTCAATAAGGCGCAAAAGGACAATTGGGAATCGATCAAAGGAGTATATTCACATCCGCATGCTTTAGCACAATGTCATAAATATTTATTTTATCGCTTCAGTGATGTGCCTTTACATCAAACAACATCAACAGCGGCCGCAGCTAAATTTGTTTCCGAAAATCCAGATGAATGTATTGCAGCAGTAGGTAATGCAGCCGCAGCAGCGAAATACGGACTAGAAATCGTGCAAGATAATATACATGATTTTCATTTTAATCATACTCGTTTCTTTGTGTTATCCAAGCAAAATAAACGTCTACCCCAGGAATTATCAGAAGGGCAAGCGAAAACAACCTTCATGATTACGTTACCGACAGATCGTTCAGGTGCTTTACACCAAGTTCTTTCCGTCTTTGCGTGGCGACAATTAAATTTAAGTAAAATTGAATCACGTCCATTAAAAACAGGTCTTGGGGATTATTTCTTTATGATTGATGTGTTAGCAGATGAAAAACAACCAATGATGCGGGGGGCTATGGAGGAGCTAGCGGCACTTGGCTGCAAAGTGAAATCTCTTGGTACATACTTTACGTATTTAACATCTGACGAAGACTAA
- a CDS encoding thiol-disulfide oxidoreductase DCC family protein, translating into MGGIILFDGICNFCNNSVQFIIKRDQAAFFKFASIQSEVGQALLAQYKVPANIDSVIYIEQENIYFESTAALKISRRLDGLWPACYVLIVIPQCIRNTAYKLFAKNRYRLFGKKQACLLPTPSQRQRFL; encoded by the coding sequence ATGGGTGGTATAATATTGTTTGATGGAATTTGTAATTTCTGTAATAACAGTGTGCAATTTATAATCAAACGCGATCAAGCTGCGTTTTTCAAGTTTGCTTCGATTCAAAGTGAGGTTGGCCAAGCGCTTCTTGCGCAATACAAAGTACCAGCAAATATCGATAGTGTGATTTACATTGAACAAGAGAATATTTATTTTGAATCAACAGCAGCGCTTAAAATTAGTCGACGTTTAGATGGCTTATGGCCTGCTTGCTACGTGCTAATTGTTATACCACAATGTATACGAAATACAGCATATAAACTTTTTGCAAAAAATCGTTATCGTCTTTTCGGTAAAAAGCAAGCATGTCTATTACCAACACCCTCACAACGACAACGTTTTCTTTAA
- a CDS encoding transcription repressor NadR has translation MKKMLGEERRLQLLELLKKSNTPITGTDFAKFANVSRQVIVNDMTLLKARNEPIIATSQGYIYMHQEQLSQTVERTIPCFHKPEDAKDELLTIVDCGGTVKNVIVEHPIYGELTASFMVSNRHEVEKFVQRVNDTQASYLSALTGGTHLHVISAPSVEVLDLIEQSLQKKGYLVSD, from the coding sequence ATGAAAAAAATGTTAGGCGAGGAACGCCGACTGCAACTTTTAGAACTGCTAAAAAAAAGCAACACACCTATAACTGGGACAGACTTCGCTAAATTTGCAAACGTTTCTAGACAGGTCATTGTTAACGATATGACATTATTAAAGGCTAGAAATGAACCTATCATTGCAACAAGCCAAGGTTATATTTATATGCACCAAGAGCAACTCAGTCAAACTGTTGAACGGACAATCCCATGTTTCCACAAACCAGAAGACGCTAAAGATGAATTGTTAACAATTGTAGACTGTGGTGGAACAGTTAAAAATGTAATTGTCGAGCATCCCATTTACGGAGAGCTTACCGCTTCGTTCATGGTCTCCAATCGTCATGAAGTTGAAAAATTTGTACAACGTGTTAACGACACACAAGCAAGCTACTTATCTGCACTTACAGGCGGCACTCATCTTCATGTTATTTCAGCACCTTCCGTTGAAGTTTTAGACTTAATTGAGCAATCATTGCAAAAAAAGGGCTATCTCGTTTCAGATTAA
- a CDS encoding LysM peptidoglycan-binding domain-containing protein, whose product MRIHIVQKGDTLWKIAKEYGISFEDLKRLNAHLANPDYIVPGMEIILPEKINMEPHKGSHKETHKETQVHKEMPTQTKPKESVKKEVQRPMPVPPPIVIQPPAPMPMPEPQMIPIPFPMPMPMPQQQQPMWVPQPVELSWNQQLVMPQVQQPAPPPPVAQPAPPPPPPPPQPAPAPPPVHMVPHMPMVPHCSSCHQPMHHQMWWHMPMHPQVEAYTMPQQQMQYAMPQQPMPTYVEGANFLESSSSPFFNEPQMQPQFEQMPMMPMMPMNQPCGCGSQHGMGQSCGCGAQHGMGQSCGCGSQPVMMPNWQFDHNCPPPCPPPCPSPGPWVSPNFFPGGMTPYRW is encoded by the coding sequence TTGCGTATTCATATTGTTCAAAAGGGAGATACGTTGTGGAAGATTGCGAAAGAGTACGGTATTTCGTTTGAGGATTTAAAGCGACTCAATGCCCATCTTGCCAACCCTGATTATATTGTTCCGGGCATGGAAATTATTTTGCCTGAAAAAATAAACATGGAGCCACATAAAGGATCACATAAGGAAACACATAAAGAAACACAAGTGCATAAAGAGATGCCAACTCAAACAAAGCCAAAGGAAAGTGTTAAAAAAGAGGTGCAAAGACCGATGCCGGTACCACCCCCTATTGTTATTCAACCACCAGCACCGATGCCGATGCCAGAACCACAGATGATTCCAATACCGTTTCCAATGCCAATGCCGATGCCACAACAACAGCAACCGATGTGGGTGCCTCAGCCAGTAGAACTTAGCTGGAATCAACAATTAGTAATGCCGCAAGTGCAACAACCAGCACCACCACCACCAGTAGCACAGCCAGCACCGCCGCCACCGCCGCCGCCACCACAGCCAGCACCAGCACCGCCGCCGGTTCATATGGTACCACATATGCCAATGGTACCTCATTGCTCTAGCTGTCATCAGCCAATGCATCATCAAATGTGGTGGCATATGCCAATGCATCCACAAGTAGAGGCATATACAATGCCACAGCAACAAATGCAATATGCTATGCCGCAACAACCAATGCCAACATATGTAGAAGGTGCGAATTTCTTAGAATCGAGCTCATCACCATTCTTTAATGAGCCGCAAATGCAGCCTCAATTTGAGCAGATGCCAATGATGCCAATGATGCCGATGAATCAACCTTGCGGATGTGGTTCACAGCATGGAATGGGTCAATCTTGCGGATGTGGTGCACAACATGGAATGGGTCAATCCTGTGGATGTGGTTCTCAGCCGGTAATGATGCCTAATTGGCAATTTGACCATAATTGCCCACCGCCATGCCCGCCACCATGTCCTTCACCTGGACCATGGGTTTCACCGAACTTTTTCCCAGGCGGGATGACGCCTTATCGATGGTAA
- a CDS encoding phosphotransferase, which produces MKRAKQLEIADKVRAIHRQLGRIEPSLVLPLVKSDDEQLIVQMWQEGSRSANFAHKKDREQSLKLLNTLHDTNQKTAWQRVPGLYTFSQLLKWQMRHMRFKSRRNEFRAFLTREEVDQIIHFSEKALQLMEQENVPEKDITLLHGDVVHHNFLWCSDGELRLIDFDLAHLGEADDEYILWLHRVLPAVDYNIDSILNELPELQRLDKRKLHRLKFPNELLREWLFAVDLPLEQQLVFLDYLIPFTKRALTYWPKLWYDIDRVIKK; this is translated from the coding sequence GTGAAACGAGCAAAGCAGTTAGAAATAGCAGATAAGGTGAGGGCAATTCATCGTCAACTTGGACGAATAGAGCCCTCCCTCGTCTTGCCTCTAGTAAAAAGTGATGATGAGCAACTTATCGTTCAAATGTGGCAAGAGGGAAGCCGCAGTGCGAATTTTGCACATAAAAAAGATAGAGAACAATCTTTAAAGTTATTAAACACACTGCATGATACAAATCAAAAAACTGCGTGGCAACGAGTGCCAGGTTTGTATACCTTCTCACAGCTTTTAAAATGGCAGATGCGTCATATGCGTTTTAAAAGCAGACGAAATGAATTTAGAGCATTTTTAACGAGAGAAGAAGTGGATCAAATCATTCATTTTAGTGAAAAGGCTTTGCAGTTAATGGAACAGGAAAATGTGCCAGAGAAAGATATAACATTGTTACACGGTGATGTCGTTCATCATAATTTCTTATGGTGTTCAGATGGGGAATTGCGCTTAATCGATTTTGATCTTGCACATCTTGGTGAAGCTGATGATGAATATATATTATGGCTGCATCGTGTGTTACCTGCAGTAGATTATAATATTGATAGTATTTTGAACGAATTACCAGAGCTTCAACGGTTAGATAAGAGAAAGTTACATCGTCTAAAGTTTCCTAATGAGTTATTACGAGAGTGGTTATTTGCTGTAGATTTGCCACTAGAACAACAGCTAGTATTTTTAGATTATTTAATACCGTTTACTAAGCGAGCCCTAACATACTGGCCGAAACTGTGGTACGATATTGATAGAGTGATAAAGAAATGA